From Methanomicrobia archaeon, a single genomic window includes:
- a CDS encoding phosphoribosylformylglycinamidine cyclo-ligase, whose amino-acid sequence MRWTYAKAGVDITKERSVVKAISEVVTRQTSSQGFAGLFELPFDPFHLLAISTDGVGSKVLIAEQLGKWDTIGIDCVAMNVNDLYCLGATPLAFVDYLAIDRPDEQVAVAVARGLEAGAELADIYIVSGETAILPELVNGLDLSGTCVGYVHKDRVITGEQIQVGDLVLGLRSAGVHSNGLTLARKVVESAGFAYTDPFPPNPERSIGAELLIPTRIYTEVLELMARCEVHGAAHITGSGFLKLTRITELGYDIYNPFEPQEIFAFLQEQGDITAEEMYKTFNMGMGFAVVIPEQAKREALQTTGGQIVGEIVARSKGIRVGDVRIV is encoded by the coding sequence ATGCGGTGGACGTACGCGAAGGCGGGCGTGGATATCACGAAGGAGCGCAGCGTGGTCAAAGCGATCTCTGAGGTGGTCACGCGGCAGACCAGCTCACAGGGTTTTGCCGGGCTCTTCGAGCTCCCGTTCGATCCCTTCCACCTCCTCGCGATATCGACCGATGGGGTCGGCTCGAAGGTGCTCATCGCAGAGCAGCTGGGGAAGTGGGATACCATCGGGATCGACTGCGTCGCGATGAACGTGAATGACCTGTACTGTCTGGGTGCGACGCCACTCGCCTTCGTTGATTATCTCGCGATCGATCGTCCCGATGAGCAGGTCGCGGTGGCGGTGGCCCGTGGTCTGGAAGCCGGTGCGGAACTCGCGGACATTTATATCGTGAGCGGCGAGACGGCGATATTGCCGGAACTGGTGAACGGATTAGACCTCTCGGGGACCTGTGTCGGCTATGTGCATAAAGATCGCGTAATTACGGGCGAGCAGATCCAGGTGGGCGACCTCGTCCTGGGACTCAGGAGTGCAGGCGTCCACAGCAACGGCTTGACGCTCGCCCGGAAGGTGGTGGAATCCGCGGGATTCGCCTATACCGATCCGTTCCCGCCGAATCCCGAGCGGAGCATCGGTGCAGAGCTGCTCATACCAACGCGGATCTATACGGAGGTCCTGGAGTTGATGGCGCGCTGCGAGGTACATGGCGCGGCCCATATCACGGGCAGCGGGTTCCTCAAGCTGACCCGAATTACCGAGCTCGGCTACGATATCTATAACCCGTTCGAGCCGCAGGAGATCTTCGCGTTCCTTCAGGAGCAGGGCGACATCACTGCCGAAGAGATGTATAAGACCTTCAACATGGGCATGGGCTTCGCGGTGGTGATCCCCGAGCAGGCGAAGCGGGAAGCGCTACAGACAACCGGCGGACAAATCGTTGGCGAGATCGTGGCCCGGAGCAAAGGAATTAGAGTCGGTGACGTGCGGATCGTGTGA
- a CDS encoding 4Fe-4S dicluster domain-containing protein produces MPAVVDEEKCNGCGTCIEECAVECITLEGEGDDAKAKINAEECTDCETCVDVCEQGAISMQEA; encoded by the coding sequence ATGCCAGCAGTAGTAGATGAAGAGAAGTGTAACGGATGTGGAACCTGTATAGAGGAGTGCGCGGTCGAGTGCATCACGCTGGAGGGCGAGGGAGACGACGCCAAGGCGAAGATCAACGCTGAGGAATGCACCGATTGCGAGACCTGCGTGGATGTCTGCGAACAGGGCGCGATCAGCATGCAAGAGGCGTAG
- a CDS encoding phosphate uptake regulator PhoU, whose protein sequence is MKAEKRKVQLTGGSTYTISLPIKWARDAAVKQGDELLLVEQPDRSLLLTPVRAGDERARYAELTLADTEQFEDHFRYLIAYYLVGYDVVKLLSPGGFEAEVRKRIKEEVRKRLIGMEVVGESSKEIVLKSFLKYEDFTLRDALQSMSRIIIAMLEDAISALELGDKDRARDVIERDNEIDRFYLLLVRQLKATVRDPELAKKIEMSGQRDSLGYRIVVKNMERMGDHVERIAKHSLLMSAPVGVEQIREIGTSTKVLFLKTLDSLRKRDVQMANEAIRDANQLIDRVNEINERTLAEEMSVSDKIHAFAIIESLGKIAKYCEDIAEITINLGIEVPGEEIP, encoded by the coding sequence ATGAAAGCGGAGAAGCGTAAAGTACAACTCACCGGCGGCTCCACCTATACCATCTCACTCCCGATCAAATGGGCTCGTGACGCTGCGGTCAAGCAGGGCGACGAGCTCCTCCTCGTCGAGCAGCCTGACCGTTCGCTGCTCCTGACACCCGTGAGGGCGGGCGACGAGCGCGCACGGTATGCTGAGCTTACCCTCGCGGATACTGAGCAGTTCGAGGACCATTTCAGATATCTCATCGCTTATTACCTCGTGGGCTACGATGTCGTGAAGCTGCTCTCACCGGGCGGGTTCGAGGCTGAGGTGCGCAAACGGATCAAGGAAGAGGTGCGGAAGCGACTCATCGGCATGGAGGTCGTGGGCGAATCCTCGAAAGAGATCGTGCTCAAGAGCTTCTTGAAATATGAGGATTTCACGCTCCGGGATGCCCTTCAGAGCATGTCCCGGATCATCATCGCCATGCTCGAGGATGCGATCTCGGCGCTCGAGCTGGGCGATAAGGACCGTGCACGGGATGTCATTGAGCGCGATAACGAGATTGACCGATTCTACTTGCTCCTGGTACGACAGCTCAAGGCCACGGTCCGTGATCCTGAACTGGCGAAGAAGATCGAGATGAGCGGGCAACGGGACAGCCTCGGCTACCGGATCGTGGTGAAGAACATGGAGCGGATGGGGGATCATGTTGAGCGGATCGCGAAGCACTCGCTGCTGATGAGTGCGCCGGTCGGCGTTGAGCAGATCCGGGAGATCGGCACGAGCACGAAAGTGCTCTTCCTGAAGACCCTGGATTCGTTACGGAAGCGTGACGTGCAGATGGCGAATGAGGCGATCCGTGATGCTAATCAGCTGATCGATCGCGTGAACGAGATAAATGAGCGTACCCTGGCCGAAGAGATGAGTGTGAGCGATAAGATACACGCGTTTGCGATCATCGAGAGCCTGGGCAAGATCGCGAAGTATTGCGAAGATATCGCGGAGATAACGATCAATCTGGGCATTGAAGTTCCCGGCGAGGAGATCCCGTAA
- a CDS encoding adenosine monophosphate-protein transferase, whose protein sequence is MGTAPTGVKIERIGIENPEGKQVIIGQGNFSIFTCDDLFMTLLTTVPGIKCAVAMNEAVPKLTRVTGNEERLKQLAGANCLRIAASHTFFILLENAFPINVLPALKAHPAVATIFVASANELEVIVAETELGRAVIGVVDGTAATRLETSAEKQERRALCAQLGYTLD, encoded by the coding sequence ATGGGCACGGCACCAACAGGCGTGAAGATCGAACGGATCGGGATCGAGAATCCCGAGGGTAAGCAGGTCATCATCGGTCAGGGCAATTTCAGTATCTTCACCTGTGATGACCTCTTCATGACGCTCCTGACCACCGTGCCGGGGATCAAATGCGCGGTCGCCATGAACGAAGCGGTGCCGAAGTTGACGAGAGTCACGGGGAATGAGGAGCGTCTGAAACAGCTCGCCGGTGCGAACTGCCTCCGAATCGCCGCCTCTCATACTTTTTTTATTCTCCTTGAGAACGCGTTCCCGATCAACGTTTTGCCGGCGTTGAAGGCGCATCCTGCGGTGGCCACGATCTTCGTCGCCTCCGCGAACGAGCTCGAAGTCATCGTTGCAGAGACCGAACTCGGCCGCGCGGTGATCGGTGTCGTGGATGGCACCGCGGCAACCCGGCTCGAGACGTCTGCGGAGAAGCAGGAGCGCCGGGCGCTCTGCGCGCAGTTGGGGTATACGCTCGATTAA
- a CDS encoding isoleucine--tRNA ligase gives MSYFGKERQKADFLALEQAILALWDCERTFERSVSQREGCERFVFLEGPPTANGLPHPGHILTRVVKDLILRYKTMRGYYVPRKAGWDTHGLPVEIEVEKELGIRTKPEIETYGIENFNRKCKDSVFRYEKEWVNATRRVGFWIDMNDPYITFHKSYIESVWWSLKTIWGKGLLYKGHKVVPYCPRCETTLSSHEVAQGYRDVDDPSVFVKFKLKRTAEDASPIFLLAWTTTPWTLLGNIALALHPEHTYAKIRLTEADEFGRPGESVFILAESRLTVIEEDYEVLERFPGAQLDGEEYEPLFAYATIEGEAHRVITAEFVTLDEGSGIVHIAPAFGEVDYEACKVRELGFTQPVDSEGRFTDEVPPLAGIFVKDADREIIEMLRERGILYKEERYAHSYPFCWRCNSPLLYYARESWFIGMSQLRDHLLANNEQISWYPGHLKYGRFGNFLENIADWALSRERFWGTPLPVWICTACGAQHCVGSLKEVQERAAMPVPDDIDLHRPYIDDVILRCDACGGAMERVKDVIDCWYDSGSAPFAQWHYPFETERFTQNFPANFITEAIDQTRGWFYSLLGVSTAVFDRPPYHTVLSLGHILDAKGVKMSKSKGNVVDINALFKTEAADALRWYLVTAGPLTEDIRFSPEAIREKQKKFLNTLWNSYFFFITYANIDAFHPAGKSIPVEQRNPLDRWLISRLNTVTQEVITALERYELHVAARKLEEFVSDELSNWYIRRSRRRFWIAEENRDKDCAYLTLYEVLVALCKLLAPFVPFLTEHIYQNLVRGISGDGKESVHLCDYPCPEEALIDTELESAMRLISDLVEAGRRARSDAGIKIRQPLRELVITCSADQRATCEELIAVLEDEVNVRDVRFEAASKAVAERLASAREKYRAVELGAGLCLYLDCSPDRTLIEEGLVRDIVRRAQGMRKDLDLDYTERIALTYAGDAEVRDAIHNFAEYICTETLAETLEEGPPASPEDERVYGKTWRIGDKEVYLAIRALAAADRD, from the coding sequence ATGTCGTATTTTGGTAAAGAGCGGCAAAAGGCGGATTTCCTGGCGCTGGAGCAGGCGATTCTGGCGCTCTGGGACTGCGAGCGGACCTTCGAGCGCAGTGTGAGCCAGCGTGAGGGTTGTGAGCGGTTCGTCTTCCTCGAAGGTCCACCTACGGCGAACGGACTCCCGCATCCCGGCCATATTCTCACCCGCGTTGTGAAAGACCTTATCCTTCGGTATAAGACGATGCGCGGCTACTATGTGCCCCGCAAAGCGGGCTGGGATACGCACGGACTGCCGGTCGAGATCGAGGTGGAGAAGGAGCTGGGTATTCGCACAAAGCCCGAGATCGAGACCTACGGCATCGAGAACTTCAACCGCAAGTGTAAAGATTCTGTATTTAGATATGAGAAGGAATGGGTGAACGCCACGAGACGGGTCGGATTCTGGATCGATATGAACGATCCGTACATCACGTTCCATAAGAGCTATATCGAATCAGTTTGGTGGTCGCTGAAGACGATCTGGGGTAAGGGGCTGCTCTATAAAGGTCATAAGGTCGTGCCCTACTGCCCCCGGTGTGAGACCACGCTCAGCAGCCACGAGGTCGCGCAGGGCTATCGCGACGTGGACGACCCCTCGGTCTTCGTGAAGTTCAAGCTGAAGCGAACGGCAGAGGATGCGAGCCCGATCTTCCTGCTGGCGTGGACGACCACGCCCTGGACGCTCCTCGGGAATATCGCACTCGCCCTGCATCCCGAGCACACATACGCTAAGATCCGGTTGACCGAGGCGGACGAATTCGGACGGCCCGGCGAGTCGGTGTTCATCCTCGCGGAATCGCGCTTGACCGTTATCGAGGAAGACTACGAGGTCCTGGAGCGGTTCCCCGGCGCGCAGTTGGACGGCGAAGAGTACGAGCCGCTCTTTGCGTACGCTACCATCGAAGGGGAGGCGCACAGGGTGATCACCGCGGAGTTCGTCACGCTCGATGAGGGTTCCGGGATCGTGCATATCGCGCCCGCCTTTGGTGAGGTCGATTACGAGGCCTGCAAGGTGCGTGAGCTGGGCTTCACGCAACCGGTGGATAGCGAAGGCCGCTTCACCGACGAGGTGCCGCCCCTTGCGGGCATCTTCGTGAAAGATGCTGATCGCGAGATCATTGAGATGCTGCGTGAGCGCGGGATACTGTACAAAGAGGAGCGCTATGCGCACTCCTATCCCTTCTGCTGGCGCTGCAATTCACCGCTCCTCTATTACGCACGTGAATCATGGTTCATCGGGATGTCACAGCTCCGTGACCACCTGCTGGCGAACAACGAGCAGATCTCCTGGTATCCCGGGCATCTGAAATACGGCCGGTTCGGGAACTTCCTCGAGAACATCGCCGACTGGGCACTGAGTCGAGAGCGGTTCTGGGGCACGCCATTACCGGTCTGGATCTGCACGGCGTGTGGCGCACAGCACTGCGTGGGCAGCCTCAAAGAGGTGCAGGAGCGGGCTGCAATGCCCGTGCCCGACGATATAGATCTCCACCGGCCGTACATTGACGACGTGATCCTGAGGTGCGACGCGTGCGGTGGCGCTATGGAGCGGGTAAAGGACGTGATCGATTGCTGGTACGATTCGGGATCCGCGCCGTTCGCGCAGTGGCATTATCCCTTCGAGACAGAGCGCTTCACCCAGAACTTCCCCGCAAACTTCATCACCGAAGCGATCGATCAGACCCGGGGCTGGTTCTATTCGCTCCTCGGGGTCTCGACCGCGGTCTTTGACCGGCCGCCGTACCACACGGTACTCTCGCTCGGCCACATCCTCGACGCGAAGGGCGTGAAGATGAGCAAGAGCAAGGGTAACGTGGTGGACATCAATGCGCTCTTCAAGACCGAAGCGGCGGACGCGCTGCGCTGGTATCTCGTTACTGCGGGGCCGTTGACCGAGGATATCCGGTTCTCCCCTGAGGCGATCAGGGAGAAGCAGAAGAAGTTCCTGAATACACTCTGGAACTCCTACTTCTTCTTCATCACCTATGCGAACATCGACGCGTTCCATCCCGCCGGGAAGAGCATCCCGGTCGAGCAGCGGAACCCCCTGGATCGCTGGCTCATCTCGCGGCTCAACACGGTCACTCAGGAGGTCATTACGGCGCTCGAGCGCTATGAACTGCACGTGGCCGCGCGTAAGCTCGAGGAGTTCGTCTCGGACGAGCTGAGCAACTGGTACATACGACGCTCACGGCGCCGGTTCTGGATCGCGGAGGAGAACAGAGATAAGGATTGCGCGTATCTCACGCTCTATGAGGTGCTCGTCGCGCTCTGCAAACTGCTCGCTCCCTTCGTCCCGTTCCTCACCGAGCATATCTATCAGAATCTCGTACGTGGTATCTCCGGCGATGGAAAAGAGAGCGTCCATCTCTGCGATTATCCCTGCCCCGAAGAAGCGCTCATTGATACCGAGTTGGAATCCGCGATGCGGCTGATCTCAGACCTCGTTGAGGCCGGTCGGCGAGCACGGTCGGATGCGGGTATCAAGATCCGCCAGCCCTTGCGCGAGCTGGTGATCACGTGCAGTGCAGACCAGCGCGCAACGTGCGAGGAGCTGATCGCGGTGCTGGAGGACGAGGTGAACGTCCGTGACGTGCGCTTCGAGGCGGCTTCGAAAGCGGTTGCAGAGCGCCTTGCCAGCGCGCGTGAGAAGTACCGCGCGGTCGAGCTGGGTGCCGGGCTCTGCCTGTACCTGGACTGCAGCCCGGACCGGACGCTGATCGAAGAAGGTCTGGTACGTGACATCGTGCGACGTGCGCAGGGTATGCGGAAGGATCTTGATCTGGACTATACCGAGCGGATAGCGCTGACCTACGCGGGTGACGCTGAGGTCAGGGATGCGATCCATAACTTCGCCGAGTATATTTGCACGGAGACGCTGGCCGAGACGCTGGAGGAAGGGCCGCCCGCGAGTCCCGAAGACGAACGCGTGTACGGGAAGACCTGGCGAATCGGGGATAAAGAGGTCTATCTCGCGATCCGGGCGCTTGCTGCTGCGGACCGCGACTGA
- a CDS encoding ATP-grasp domain-containing protein: MQEIRSILALGFSVRHIVCSGQRAGYEMSAADAFGDVDTRGSARNFYLLDPDDLHKGLTILEDVKGLVDGVIMGSGFESADYRSLSDTARGKILGNRPEKTRVVADKVWLAACLDELGIPHPRTVSGRAITALCAQKRRIPLAYPVVAKPAQGGGGTANFFCQTEKELIRSAKARPDFLYQDYVKGQHASVSVLLSNQEAVSICLNEQLLGMKSLSAPGPLVYCGNITPMAAPRSTEVCKLAEDLTAELGLIGSNGVDVVLSDDGPVVIEVNPRVQGSLDTVELATGLNLVDAHVRAVAGELPARIAVKRYAAKMIVFAARDGLVTADLTGGGSGIVDIPARGRTVHQGEPIATGIGVGRSRADACTTAMARVARIQAAVN; the protein is encoded by the coding sequence ATGCAGGAGATACGTTCCATCCTCGCACTCGGATTCTCCGTTCGGCACATTGTCTGCTCAGGCCAGCGAGCGGGCTACGAGATGTCCGCAGCCGATGCATTTGGCGATGTGGATACGAGAGGGAGTGCGCGCAATTTTTACCTGCTGGATCCCGATGATCTTCACAAAGGGCTGACGATCCTTGAGGACGTGAAGGGACTCGTTGATGGCGTGATCATGGGCTCGGGATTCGAGAGCGCTGATTACCGCTCGCTCTCAGATACGGCGCGTGGAAAGATCCTGGGGAACAGGCCGGAGAAGACGCGCGTGGTTGCGGATAAGGTGTGGCTGGCCGCGTGTTTGGACGAGCTGGGTATCCCGCACCCCCGGACGGTGAGCGGTCGTGCGATAACCGCTTTGTGCGCTCAGAAGAGGCGGATACCGCTCGCTTACCCGGTGGTGGCCAAGCCTGCTCAGGGCGGTGGCGGTACCGCGAACTTCTTCTGCCAGACCGAGAAGGAGCTGATCAGATCGGCGAAGGCGCGGCCGGACTTCCTGTATCAGGACTACGTTAAAGGGCAGCATGCCTCGGTCTCGGTGCTCTTATCGAACCAGGAAGCGGTCTCGATCTGCCTGAACGAGCAGTTGTTAGGTATGAAGTCGCTGTCCGCGCCCGGCCCGCTGGTCTACTGCGGGAATATCACACCCATGGCCGCACCACGATCGACGGAGGTGTGCAAGCTTGCGGAGGACTTGACCGCGGAATTGGGCTTGATCGGCTCGAACGGTGTGGACGTGGTTCTTTCCGACGACGGCCCGGTCGTTATCGAGGTGAATCCACGCGTGCAGGGCAGTCTGGATACCGTTGAGCTCGCGACCGGATTGAACCTGGTGGACGCGCACGTTCGCGCCGTGGCGGGTGAGCTGCCAGCACGCATCGCGGTGAAACGATACGCAGCCAAGATGATCGTGTTTGCCGCGCGCGACGGCCTCGTCACCGCGGATCTTACCGGGGGGGGATCGGGGATCGTGGACATACCCGCACGCGGGAGAACGGTGCACCAGGGCGAGCCCATCGCCACGGGTATTGGTGTCGGCAGGTCACGTGCAGACGCGTGCACGACGGCGATGGCGCGGGTAGCACGGATACAGGCAGCGGTGAACTAG
- a CDS encoding N-acetyl-gamma-glutamyl-phosphate reductase, with product MIEAGIIGGTGYTGLELIRLLLAHPEVHISIVTSRRQKGQQVSDVNPYLAPFISLAYDDVDPREIADRSDVVFVAVPHGSAMTYVPRLLENGVRVIDLSADYRLKRADFERIYQLEHTDKEERNAVYGLPELHPEVAQAGLVANPGCYPTGAILAVAPLVRAGLVERVLFDSKSGISGAGESPSEKSHFPNLAENIIPYQITAHRHVAEMRQELRIPVGFTPHVIPAIRGILTTAHVFLKAGVSKTAEAIEQLYTEFYADQRFIRLRSGVPTLGAVRGTNFCDLSFAIEEGSDRIVVISTIDNLVKGGSGQAIQNMNLMFGLDEAAGLWFPGLVP from the coding sequence ATGATCGAAGCGGGGATAATAGGCGGAACTGGTTACACCGGCCTTGAGCTCATCCGGTTGCTCCTGGCTCATCCAGAGGTACATATCTCTATCGTAACGTCCCGGCGCCAGAAGGGACAGCAGGTAAGCGACGTCAATCCATACCTGGCACCGTTCATCTCGCTCGCATACGACGATGTTGATCCCCGCGAGATCGCGGATCGGAGCGATGTGGTCTTTGTTGCGGTACCTCATGGCAGTGCCATGACCTATGTGCCGCGCCTCCTCGAAAACGGTGTGCGCGTGATCGATCTGAGTGCAGACTATCGCCTGAAGCGCGCGGACTTCGAGCGGATCTACCAGCTTGAGCATACCGATAAAGAGGAGCGTAACGCGGTCTACGGGCTCCCGGAACTGCATCCTGAGGTTGCGCAGGCGGGCCTGGTGGCAAATCCCGGCTGCTACCCCACGGGCGCGATCCTGGCAGTGGCTCCGCTGGTACGAGCAGGCCTGGTGGAGCGCGTGCTCTTCGACTCGAAGTCCGGGATCTCCGGCGCAGGTGAATCGCCCTCCGAGAAATCACATTTCCCCAATCTCGCTGAGAATATCATCCCCTACCAGATCACCGCGCACCGGCACGTCGCGGAGATGCGGCAGGAGTTACGCATTCCCGTGGGCTTCACCCCGCACGTTATTCCCGCAATCCGCGGCATACTCACCACGGCCCATGTCTTCTTGAAAGCGGGCGTCTCGAAGACGGCCGAGGCAATCGAGCAGCTCTACACCGAATTCTACGCGGACCAGCGATTCATACGGCTGCGATCGGGCGTGCCCACACTGGGTGCCGTGCGCGGCACGAATTTCTGCGACCTTAGCTTCGCCATTGAAGAAGGCAGCGATCGGATCGTGGTGATCTCGACCATAGACAACCTCGTAAAAGGCGGATCCGGACAGGCGATCCAGAATATGAACCTGATGTTCGGGCTGGACGAAGCCGCGGGCTTGTGGTTCCCGGGCCTGGTGCCCTGA
- a CDS encoding fructose-bisphosphate aldolase (catalyzes the reversible formation of fructose 1,6-bisphosphate from glycerone phosphate and D-glyceraldehyde 3-phosphate), with product MYNLGKAIRMERIVDRKTHRTVIVPMDHGLTAGPISGLIDLRATVDRVAEGGANAVLGHMGLPLHGHRGYGKDIGLIIHLSASTRLGPDPNHKVLVTRVTDAIRIGADAVSVHINVGADDEAEMLTDLGRVARTCDQWGMPLLAMMYPRGPKVQSEHEVEYVKHAARVGAELGVDMIKTNYTGSPETFKEVVQGCQIPVVIAGGPKMGTEHELFEMIYDAIQVGAAGVSIGRNVFQAENPILLVRKISKLVHAGYTVDAAEQLER from the coding sequence ATGTACAATCTCGGAAAGGCGATTCGGATGGAACGAATCGTTGATCGGAAGACGCACCGGACGGTCATCGTGCCCATGGATCACGGGCTGACTGCGGGGCCGATCTCCGGCCTGATCGACCTTCGCGCGACCGTGGACAGGGTCGCGGAAGGCGGTGCCAATGCGGTGCTCGGGCATATGGGTCTCCCGCTCCACGGCCACCGCGGCTATGGCAAGGATATCGGGCTCATCATACACCTCTCGGCGAGCACCCGGCTCGGGCCTGATCCGAACCATAAGGTCCTGGTCACCCGGGTGACGGACGCGATCAGGATCGGAGCGGACGCTGTGAGTGTCCATATCAATGTTGGCGCGGACGACGAGGCGGAGATGCTCACTGACCTCGGGCGGGTGGCGCGCACGTGCGATCAGTGGGGCATGCCGCTGCTCGCCATGATGTACCCCCGCGGCCCGAAGGTGCAATCAGAGCACGAGGTTGAGTACGTCAAGCATGCCGCACGGGTCGGTGCGGAGCTCGGCGTTGATATGATCAAGACGAATTACACCGGCTCGCCGGAGACTTTCAAAGAGGTGGTGCAGGGCTGTCAGATACCCGTGGTCATCGCGGGCGGCCCGAAGATGGGCACCGAGCATGAGCTCTTCGAGATGATCTACGATGCGATCCAGGTGGGTGCCGCCGGTGTCTCCATCGGTCGCAATGTCTTTCAGGCCGAGAACCCGATACTGCTCGTGCGTAAGATCTCAAAGCTCGTGCACGCGGGCTATACCGTTGACGCGGCCGAACAGCTCGAGCGGTGA
- a CDS encoding signal recognition particle protein — MLGRLSSSLKETIQKIAKAKRIDKQTVDELVRDIQRALIQADVKIALVKELSDRIRERSLSEKPTLNPREHVIKVVYEELITILGTGVDVPLGSQKIMMVGLHGTGKTSSCAKLARYFQKKGLKPAVICADVYRPAASDQLRQLCNSIGVPFYDGANLPPGRSVTDIVAAGVTTFEKYDVKIIDTAGRHALEAEMIEEIKEIGALIAPEHRFLVLDAAIGQQASVQAHAFDAAVGITGIIITKMDGTAKGGGALSAVSETNSGVAFIGTGEKVDDFEKFEADRFISRLLGMGDIKSLIEMAEESLTEKEVDADLLKGKFTLNDLYKQLEAVRKMGPFKKIMQMMPLGGLGFDLNDEMYQITEDKLGKFRVIMDSMTEDELNDPKIIDGSRLRRIARGAGTTTAEVSSLLKYHRMMQKMMKQFGKGGRGKLPAMKGMPLGKLMDMMK, encoded by the coding sequence ATGCTTGGACGGTTGAGCAGCTCGCTGAAGGAGACCATACAGAAGATCGCAAAGGCCAAGCGGATCGACAAACAGACGGTTGACGAGCTGGTACGGGACATCCAGCGGGCCTTGATCCAGGCGGATGTGAAGATCGCGCTGGTGAAAGAGCTCTCGGATCGCATCCGTGAGCGGAGTTTGAGTGAGAAGCCGACCCTCAATCCGCGTGAGCACGTGATCAAGGTAGTTTATGAGGAATTGATCACCATTCTGGGCACGGGTGTGGATGTGCCGCTGGGCTCGCAGAAGATCATGATGGTCGGGTTGCACGGCACGGGGAAGACCTCATCGTGCGCGAAACTGGCACGGTATTTCCAGAAGAAGGGCTTGAAGCCCGCCGTGATCTGTGCCGATGTCTACCGGCCCGCAGCATCCGACCAGCTCCGGCAACTCTGCAACTCGATCGGCGTGCCCTTTTATGACGGCGCCAATCTGCCTCCCGGGAGGAGCGTGACGGATATCGTTGCGGCGGGCGTCACCACGTTCGAGAAGTACGATGTCAAGATCATCGATACCGCGGGTCGGCACGCGCTGGAAGCGGAAATGATCGAGGAGATAAAAGAGATCGGTGCGCTGATCGCGCCGGAACATCGCTTCCTCGTCCTGGACGCCGCGATAGGGCAGCAGGCGTCGGTGCAGGCGCACGCATTCGATGCTGCGGTCGGTATCACGGGCATTATCATAACGAAGATGGACGGCACGGCGAAGGGCGGCGGCGCGCTCTCCGCGGTCTCCGAGACGAACTCCGGGGTGGCGTTCATCGGTACCGGCGAGAAGGTGGACGATTTCGAGAAATTCGAGGCTGATCGGTTCATCTCGCGGCTGCTCGGCATGGGCGATATCAAGTCGCTGATCGAGATGGCGGAGGAGAGTCTGACCGAGAAGGAGGTGGATGCAGACCTCCTCAAGGGTAAGTTCACCTTGAACGATCTGTACAAGCAGCTGGAAGCAGTGCGGAAGATGGGACCGTTCAAGAAGATCATGCAGATGATGCCCCTGGGCGGTTTGGGGTTTGATCTCAATGATGAGATGTACCAGATCACGGAGGATAAATTGGGCAAATTCCGGGTGATCATGGATTCGATGACCGAGGACGAGCTGAATGACCCGAAGATTATCGACGGCTCACGGCTGCGCCGCATCGCGCGGGGGGCGGGCACGACCACGGCCGAGGTGAGCTCGCTGCTCAAGTATCACCGCATGATGCAGAAGATGATGAAGCAGTTTGGGAAAGGTGGTCGTGGGAAACTGCCGGCGATGAAGGGGATGCCGCTCGGCAAACTGATGGACATGATGAAATAA